The Salvelinus fontinalis isolate EN_2023a chromosome 32, ASM2944872v1, whole genome shotgun sequence nucleotide sequence TGATCACTCAACCACTTATCAGTTCCCGCTCACAGAGGACGGAGGAGTCGAGGAGAGGAGATACTTTTACCCAATTGAGAATCTCCCAATCAGTCATCTATATACTcgaagtgtgtctgtctgttggtccatCCGTCCATGTTGCCGTGTGtgtaagagaaaaagagagatgagagagaacctgtactactgtactatgtGATTGTGCTACCTGTTGAGCTACACATACTTCATGCTATTGACAAGCAGTTCTTTGGAGCGTTCTCATTTGGGAAGGAACACACACCGTTCAAATGAACTGCTTTAGTCCGCTTTAGTTAGCTTCACTCCTACATTTGTTTACTAAACAAAACAAATGTCCTCCTTTGCATGGCATGAGTGCTTCCTGCCCCAGCCTACTGCTATGACAACACAGACATGGAAAACAACAAGCAGAAAAAAGATTGTCTGAAAGGCTAGCTGCTGTTGGGTGAGGACCCTGCCCTAACCTAATCCCTGGATTGATCTAATGGTGGATTTGATCTCCCTGTGTGCATAGCTATTATCTAGCGTGTGTTTATGTTTATATCAGAGATCACTCTCCAAACTCTGACCAGAATTACCAATCTCCACATACCTGACCAGAATGATTGCCTCcatggtaacaacacaccccGACCACTGCCTAATGCAGAGTAGACCCACCCTCAACAACAGTGGTctaaccacacacacgcacacacacacacacacacacacacacacacacacacacacacacacacacacacacacacacacacacacacacacacacacacacacacacacacacacacacacacagtgaatcaAATTATGAATGGCGTCTacttatgtactgtatgtatgtcagCTTGCTGATGTGTTCTAGAGATGTACTACCGAgttgtgcagtggtctaaggcactgcatctcagtgtaaaaggtgtcactacagtccctggttcaaatccaggctgtatcacatctggctgtgattgggagtaccatagggtggtgcacagtTGGTCCAGTGTTGtttggggtaggccatcattgtaaattagaattagTTATTAACttacttgcctggttaaataaaaaaatactaataAATTTAATCAGTGTGATGACATGGCCTATATTTTCATAGGAAATGGTTCCATCTACAGGTTCAATGTGGTCAATGCAGTCTAGAAACATTTCTGCACCACTTCCCCATAGTGTTTCTCACACTGTCAGCAGAGGGTGCTGTTCTACAAGGCCAGTCCTAGAGAGATCACTAGTCTGGATTGTCAGGCTTGTAGCAGTGAAACCAGAGATCATTCACAGCTGCACTTCAGATGTTATGATACCTAACTAACATACATGGCATCTTGTTTCAGTGCTGATCCCCAATGACATCAATGCTAAACACTCTCTCTGTAATCAACTACAACTGGTCTATGCTGATCTGTACAGATTGTAACTTGAGTCATGTGGATGTGAATACATGAATGTAAGagtgtatcctgtattataaactgggtggttcgagccctgaatgctgattgtctaACAGCTGTGATATATCAACCGTATTCCACTGGTAtgacaaaatatgtatttttactgctctaattacattggtaaccagtttataagagcaataaggcacctcaggggtttgtgatatatggccaatatatcacggctaagggctgtatccaggcactccgctttgCATCGTGCTTaataacagcccttagccatggtatattggccatataccacacctcggGAATGATTGATTAATTAGGATGTCTTCTCTTTCAGCATGTAtttagttatttattttatttcacctttatttaaccaggtaggcaagttgagaacaagttctcatttacagcagttcgacacatacaacaacacagagttacacatggagtaaaacaaacatacagtcaataatacagtagaaaaataagtctatatacaatgtgagcaaatgaggtgagataagggaggtaaaagcaaaaaaaggccatggtggcgaagtaaatacaatatagcaagtaaaacactggaatggttgatttgcaggggaagaatgtgcaaagtagaaatagaaataatggggtgcaaaggagcaaaataaataaatacagtaggggaagaggtagttgtttggcctaaattatagatgggctatgtacaggtgcgctgctctgacagctggtgcttaaagctagtgagggagataagtgtttccagtttcagagatttttgtagttcgttccagtcattggcagcagagaactgtaaggagaggtggccaaaggaggaattggctttgagggtgaccagagagatatacctgctggagcgcgtgctacaggtgggtgctgctatggtgaccagcgagctgagataaggggggactttacctagcagggtcttgtagatgacctggagccagtgggtttggcgacgagtatgaagcgagggccagccaacgagagcgtacaggtcgcagtggtggatagtatatggggctttggtgacaaaacggatggcactgtgatagactgcatccaatttattgagtaggatattggaggctattttgtaaatgacattgccgaagtcgaggatcggtaggatggtcagttttacgagggtatgtttggcagcatgagtgaaggatgctttgttgcgaaataggaagccaattctatatttaactttggattggagatgtttgatgtgagtctggaaggagagtttacagtctaaccagacacctaggtatttgtagttgtccacatattctacgtcagaaccgtccagagtagtgatgctggatgggcgggcagcgatcggttgaagagcatgcatttatttttacttgcatttaagagcagttggaggccacggaaggagagttgtatggcattgaagctcatctggagggttgttaacagtgtccaaagaagggatagaactatacagaatggtgtcgtctgcgtagatgtggatcagagaatcaccagcagcaagagcgacatcattgatgtatacagagaagagagttggcccaagaattgaaccctgtggcacccccatagagactgccagaggcccggacaacaggccctccgatttgacacactgaactctatctgagaagtagttggtgaaccaggcgaggcaatcatttgagaaaccaaggctatcgagtctgccgatgaggatgtggtgatgtggtatgactgtgtgtgtgtgtgtgtgtgtgtgtgtgtgtgtgtgtgtgtgtgtgtgtgtgtgtgtgtgtgtgtgtgtgtgtgtgtgtgtgtgtgtgtgtgtgtgtgtgtgtgtgtgtgtgtgtgtgtggtcctgcTCTTTTATGACTAGCATAGCATATTTGTGGTGCATTGTGGTGTTATCTCACACAACAATGGATTGGAGTGTGGAGATTATAGACATAATGTCCCTGTAGTGTAATGATGTGATTCAACTCCATTATGTGTGTTGACATGTTGTATCAGACACATGCAATGAAAGGCTTTCAAAGCCCTCTCTTTTTCCTTCgacacccctccctcccccttctctctctcactgtccactctctctctctctctctctctctctctctctctctctctctctctctctcactgtactCTCTCTTCGCCTCAATTCTCTATTGctctccacattgtctctgtactgtATCTCTTCCCTTCCTTTCAACTGATAAATAGTGCGCTCCATAATGTGTTCCAGATGTGgaaccccttctccctctctccctctccccctgcctacTCTCAGAAGGCTGACTGAAGTCCCCCAGTATCCCTCGGGCCCCTTACCCCCTCCTCTATAAGCCACAGTGTTCACCCAAAAGGTCAAGGGTGACTGGAGTTCCACCGAAACAGGATTGTGGGACCAGAAAATGTATATTCCAGATGGTGCAGACTGTAATGTTATGAGCCTTTTGGATTTATTTTTTCTGGGTTTTTCAAAGTATGTTGTATTAGCGTTGCATGTGAGATGAGACTGATAGTCCAGCAAAGTCAGTGCAAAGCCCTCTCCTTccctgcttctctccctcccgcctgccccctcatccctccctcgaTGGGAACCAGCTGGGCCGAGCTGGGGGATGTggggtgggatggagagagagagggagagggggagaacagGGGCCCAGGTGTTCCCTGCCCTCTCATAATACAGGACTAATGccgacacacagtcacacactcaaacacactgtcATTCAGGTGTAGACACTCACTTATTTGGACATCCACACATGCAAACCCGCTCACTGGGCCAGTAGGAACAGGGAGAGTTAATACAGTGAGTGTGGTGTACTGTCGATCAGTGATCTCTGACTTGGGCTAAAGCACTTAACGATCCAAACAGCTGCTGCTCATGTAAACTCTCCAACACGCTCTAGCTTTCTCTGTctgacagactctctctctctcttttccactcCAATTCTCTCTCACCTCATCCCCCTCTTTCGCCCTCTCCAACtgcctcttcccatctctcttcctctcgaaATCTCCAtaactctttctccctccattttctcaagctgtttattctctctctctctctctctctctctctctctctctctctctctctctctctctctctctctctctgtctctgtctctctctctctctctctctctctctctctctctctctctctctctctctctctctctctctctctctctctctctctctctctctctctctctctctctcttctatccaaTCCAAAACTCTTTTGCTCAAGCTGGTTAGATGTACACACAATGCACCAAGCAGACATGGAATGTGTGTTACTTGTTGAGTTTTCTCAATGGGTTAGTCTGGAGTTGAAGACCAACCAAAAGCACAAAGAGATCATCTATCCACTTCCTGTACCATCATCTCTTTTGATTATTGTCATAGGCCCAAATGAGATGCATCTTGTTTCATGTGTTTGCATGGGGGTCTGTTTCACATACAGTTAATGCTTGTTGAGTCTTGAGGTCCTCAGAGAAAAGCAAGCTGCTGTGATTGCAGAACTGTTTTCAGACAATGAACCGCCATGTGTCTCCAATCAGGAGACTTCCGCCCCTTTGTGTGTGCGAGGCAGATCATTACTTTAGAGCCCCCCCTCAcccgttctgtgtgtgtgtgtgtgtgttcagacagcccTAAGCTGGGTGGTAAATCATCACTTCAAGGCCAAATCACCCGCTGCGtttttatatttgtgtgtgtgtgtgcatgtttgtgtgtcttCCCAGGGAGAACCAAAGGCCATAGAGCTGACCTAAAGACTCCATTGTTTAGCCCTGTGAACTAGTTCAACTCAAACTGTCTCAGTTCTGTTACATAATGAAATATGTGTGTAATACGGATACATAAGGTTTTCAAAACAGACAAACAGCTCtgcttctctctcacacataacacctctatgcacacacacacacacacacacacacacacacacacacacacacacacacacacacacacacacacacacacacacacacacacacacacacacacacacacacacacacacacacacacacacacacacacacacacacacacacacacactgctagggAGAGTGTTGCCTTAGATAGGCTGTTTCAACACCTGAACTCTACAGCAGGGAAACCTGGACAACCTATATACTGCACcgtctcattcacacacacacacacaccttcatgacCTAAACATCGGCACACATCCACTCGCACACAAACATTCAATAACCTAGATATCATCTCACTTACGCATTACTACCACATTCACAGCAACCtattaaacctctctctctctgacaggatgaggcctctctctctctctctctaccagaatgaggcttctctctctctctctctctctctttttctctctctgacagaatgaggcctctctctctctctctctgccagaatgaggcttcgctctctctctctctctctctctctctctctctctctctctctctctctctctctctctctgacagaatgaggcctctctctctctctctctctttctctctctgacagaatgaggctttgttctctctctctctctctttctctctctgacagaatgaggcctctcgctctctctctgccagaatgaggcctctctctctctctctgacagaatgaggcttcgctctctctctctctctctctctctctctgacagaatgaggcttcgctctctctctctctctctctgacagaatgaggcttcgctctctctctctctctctctctctctccctctctgacacaATGAggcttcgctctctctctctctctctctctctctctctctctctctctctctgacagaatgaggcttctctctctctctctctctctctctctctctctgacagaatgaggcttcgctctctctctctctctctctctctctctctctctctctctctctctgacagaatgaggcctctctcgctctttctctctctctctctctctgccagaatgaggcctctctctctctctctgacagaatgaggcctctctctttctctgacagaatgaggcctctctctctctctgccagaatgaggccccccccctctctctctctctctctgtctctctcccactctgacagaatgaggcctctctctctctctctctctctcgctctctctctgacagaatgaggcctctctctctgtgtgttgaggGTGAAATGTAATCTGTGTGGTGCTGACTGGACAGTCCAAGGCTGTGGGGaagagaggagtgatgagagagaaaaGCTGATGAAACCAGACTGTGTCCACCTTTGTGCTCAGGCACACTGACAGACAACCCTGTCCGGGGTCCTGAATGGACCTCTTTGTGAGAGCCTGGAATTGGGTCAGCATCAGAAGACTATAGCTCACTGACTAGAGGCTCTATCTACAAGTATATccgtctcttctcttctctctctctctttcactccttctctctctctttctctccctctctccatctctgagtAATATTTGTCTAttctttcctctccttccccctctctccagctctctgcccTGAATATCTGTTTatcatttttctctctccccctctttctttccctctctatctctgtctataaTATGTTTATTCTGTCTTtcgctccctctccttccccctctctccagcaCCCTTCACTGAATATCTGTTTATTCCTtttatctctcttctctccctctttttatctaaactctccctctctccagctctcaGACAGAAGGAAAACGCATTTCTCTCTCCAGGCCATGTGTGACTtattccactcttcctctcctcctctcctccttcaagttcttctacaccaaTATTTCAGTAATACCTCACTGAACTTTACTAAACTGTGTAGACTATATGGCCCACACTGTTAGTTGGCACATTAACACTACCCTTATAcaagtggaggctggtgggaggagctataggaggacgggctcattgtaatggctggaatagaaCGGAGTCGTACATGTAGTTTCCATATCTTTGATAtgttcgataccattccatttattccattccaatctttacaatgagcctgtcctcctatagctcctcccaccagcctccactgcctcATAACTAACATTGACTAACTGCATTACAAAGAGCTTTTCTACACTCATTTAATGACAGTGAAATACCTTATTCTATTAGCGTAACTCGTGAAACTTCACTGACAGTTAGTGCTGAGCAATTAGTGCTTTTATGGCTCGCTTNgtcaattagttgtttaataaccccaaaaaacaaaatgtgggtTAATAGCTCAGCACTACGGacagtgtgcccccccccccccccccccccccccccactgatccAGGGTCATTTATCAAAGCTGAGTTCACACAACAGTACTCCAAACTTTGTGTGTGCCTGTTTTCCCAAAGAGATTGGTCTTTATCAATTTTGAACTTGACAGGAAAGTGTGCGTAGCCTGGCCTATTTCATTTCAGGGCCTATTCCAAAGCAGGAGATAGAAACACATTTTCATGTATTGATAAACAAAATATTGAACAACAGTTCATACTTTACATAGAAGTGTGGGCTGTAGCATTTTCTTTTAAATTGTTTGAAATGATAATCAATTTTACAAAATGCACTGCCAGTGTGCACTATATTTAGTTTGGAAAAGTCGCTGCAacgttctgcccacaactttacAGAAATGTGACCAAATTTGCCATTGAGCTTTCTTTTAGGAACTATGATGGCCTGGTTCCAACGTCACCAAAACAtgcatgaaatatatatatatttttttgttaccATAAAATGTGAATGGTAAGGTGCTGTTATAAGGATAAGGATAATTTAGTCcctaatggcagcctgcagtactcggtcggccttcaacttgagttactcaatggggggggggggggggggggggggggggggggagaactaGCCTGCAGCTGTACTTCCTGGAGTAGCTTAAACTGTGCATGTTCCGTCTCCATAAGACGCCATCTTAACCGACTTAATTTGGCTTCAATGCGTTTTAAAatcttcacataggaatgaatggcGTCATGTGATCGATGGCTTTGTCCATTTATATTGGTTGTAGGTACAAATACAAttttgctctgatttatcaatgTAAACATGTGTATATGTTGCATGTGACTGTTTGATAAATCCCAATAATTTGTGGCACACACAAATCCTAGAATATCCACGTATGCCAGAATTTAGTAAGAAATGTACGCAAGGTTGATAAAGGACAAACCAGGGCTGTATCTGGGCTCAGACAGAGTTCTGGCCTTATAAATgcttcctctcatctccttctcagTCCtagaacacacatgcacacacacacacatgtacacaaacaCGCAAGCGCACACTTGTgcgtacagagaaagagagatggagagaaagagagggagagagagagcttcctCCCATCAGAGTTTGACAGACTGAGAGAAAAATTCATGTGAAGGGCTAGACAGGAAATGACCTCGCTGGAGAAGGGGCGCCTGAGCACCCCTGATCCCAGATTTGTTGGAAGACATTACTCACTGTGATCTCTAATAGACATGCATGAGAATTGGACTAATGCTCTTATGGGCTCTCCCTCACTGTCAACAATCCTAGGAATTTATAGATACAAAAATTGCATCACTTACTTTCATAGGGTGGTTAAATAatttttgtgtgtatttgtgcatgcgtgcatgtgtgtcagtgtgtgtgcggTGCATGTGCACAACTGTCTGTGGGGGGTGTGTGAGCACTGTTTTATGACAACCTTGTCTCCAGATCAGGGCTCCTGTAGAATATTTTTCATGTTCTGCGGTAAAAGATGGCGTACATTTTTCACAGGTTGTCTTGGTGATTGTTACAACACTACTTATTTCACTCTGGTCTTCTACAAGATGTGGAGGTTGTGGTTACTCTACAAGTGCACTTCCTCTTGCGCAATCAAGATAGAAACCTCTTGGTACAAGCTGTGGGGCAttaaggctgcgtttacacaggcagactaAATAGTGGCAAAAGATCTGAtcgtcaaaagaccaattagtgacaaATGAGAATTGGGCGTCCTAAGAAACCCAGCCTATCAGGAAGCTATGCTATTCTACATCCTCACACACAGTAGGCAGCATTACACAGTACAATGACTAGACAACAACCTACAACCTACAgtccactacatgactacactacaaccTACAACCTACAGTCCACTACATGACTGCACTACAACCTACAgtccactacatgactacactgcAACCTAGAgtccactacatgactacactacaccctacagtacactacatgactacactacaaccTACAACCTAGAgtccactacatgactacactacaacctacagtctactacatgactacactacaaccTACAgtccactacatgactacactacaaccTACAgtccactacatgactacactacaacctacaacctacagtctactacatgactacactacaaccTACAgtccactacatgactacactacaacctacagtctactacatgactacactacaaccTACAgtccactacatgactacactacaaccTACAgtccactacatgactacactacaaccTACAgtccactacatgactacactacaaccTACAgtccactacatgactacactgcAACCTAGAgtccactacatgactacactacaaccTACAgtccactacatgactacactacaaccTACAgtccactacatgactacactacaaccTAGAgtccactacatgactacactacaaccTACAgtccactacatgactacactacaaccTACAGTCCACTAAATGACTACACTACAACCTACAACCTACAgtccactacatgactacactacaaccTAGAgtccactacatgactacactacaaccTAGAgtccactacatgactacactacaaccTACAACCTACAgtccactacatgactacactacaacctacagtctactacatgaCTACACAacaacctacagtacactacatgactacactacaccctacagtccactacatgactacactacaaccTACAgtccactacatgactacactacaaccTACAgtccactacatgactacactacaaccTAGAgtccactacatgactacactacaaccTAGAtccactacatgactacactacaaccTACAgtccactacatgactacactacaaccTACAgtccactacatgactacactacaaccTACAgtccactacatgactacactacaaccTACAgtccactacatgactacactacaccctacagtccactacatgactacactacaacctacagtacactacatgactacactacaacctacagtacactacatgactacactacaaccTAGAGTCCACTACATGACTACAATACACCCTACAGTCTGCTGCATGGCTCACTGTGACTAGACTACaacctacagtctacagtctgcTACATGGCTCACTGCACTGAACACTCACTACATAGACCATGCTTTGTACCCAGTCTTTCAAGGTGAGATCCTAAACAATGATTTGGCAGTGATCTGTAGTCTTAACACAGGCACCATGACCTGAATTCCTCTTGTATAATGTAAACCATATGTGTTTGAATGAGCTCCCCCGACCAGCCAGCTTGAATTAGCTGGTGTTCATTGATGAGGGCATGGGTAAATGACCTGCAAGATATCTTTCTCTATTTTTCTATATCTTCTATCATGTAGAAGTGTATTAATAACAGCAGTAACACAGTTTTAAGGTGTTATTATTTTGTGTGAGCTAGGTTATCTCAGTTCCAcactctctgtcttttcttcctCTGGTGATTGGCTGCCTGTGTAGCTCCATTATGCACTTTGAACCGTGTGCGAGGAGGGAGTCAGTCAGGGGGACACTCGTGGGAAGGAAGGCTTCCCGTCTGCTTTCTCTATGCCAAGTATAGAATCCTGCCTCGCGACCCCCGGTGGTGCGGGGGCCTGCAGAAAACTTGGTCAAAGGGTTCggtcacgtctctctctctctctctgcctcgaaTACAACAATATATATGCGTACCTTTCTCCCACGCATTTGATTAGTTTCAGAggacgcgtgtgtgtgtgacacatgtgtgtgttcatgcgcGCGCTTGTGCGTATTTGCGCGCGCACCTCTGTATCCTGTGCGCCAGGCACTGTCCACATCTGGTCTTGGCGGGGACGGGAGTTGCGGGGGAGGGGCTgagcatttgtgtgtgtgagtgtgtgtgtgctctgcgcCTGAACCCTGTGTTTTGTGGACGTCTGTAATTTGCACCAGATGACCAATTGGGGGATGGAGCATTCTGGGGAGGTGAGCGTTCCTCACACAGCATAACATCGCAGCGCACAAATGAACTTAGTATATGGACAACGCTGCATAACCATGGACCCAGACACTTCCTCACACTAAACTTTGTGCAGAGAAACTTCCTCTCCCCGTTTTTTGGAGCAACAAGTGGATAATGGATATATCAGACACGAAAGTGAGAGTGGAGAGTCGGGGTAACTGCACGTAAACACAAAGGGGAATGCTGCATCAGAAGGTTGTTCCAACTGCTGTTTGGGAATGGATACCGGTAATTTTGTGGCGGTCATCTGCTTTCTCCTTTTTTCCTGTAATGGGCTCCTTTCACCCTCACCCGCCAGCGGCTTCTGTCCCGAGCGCTGCGATTGCCAGCACGCGCAGCACCTCCTCTGCACAAACCGAGGGCTTCGCGCGGTACCCAAGGTGCCCTCCTCGCGGGTCCCAGAGGACATACTTGTCTTCAGCCTCGGGGGAAACTTCATTGGTAACATCTCTGCCTTCGACTTCACTCGGTATGGAAATCTTATACGGTTGAACTTACAGTATAATCAAATACAGACCATTCACCCTAAAGCGTTTGAAAAACTCTCCAAATTGGAGGAGCTGTATTTGGGCAACAATCTGATATCAACAATACCCCCAGGAACTTTACAGTCACTGACAAAACTGACAACTTTGTATGGCAATAACAATGACATGAAGAAGATCACTCCAGAGCTGTTTGGTAACTTAGAGAGCGTTGTGAGGCTGAGGTTGGATGGGAACGCCATAGAACTGTTACAGGACTCGGTGTTCAAGAGCTTGACTAATCTGCATTATCTCCATCTAGAATCGAACCAGCTGAGCCACATTCACAGAAATGCCTTTTCCAAGCTCATCAAATTGCGCTTTCTCAACCTGGCGCAGAACAAACAGACGGCCGTGCGTAATGTGTTTACGTTTTCCCAGCTCAGGTCACTGTCTACCTTGCTGCtctctgaaaataaaatacaatacgtCGGAAACCACGTCTTTCAAAATCTGAAAAAGCTGTCTAAACTATCCCTCAGCAATAACAACATCTCCCGGTTGGAGAGCGAGGCTTTGAAGGGGCTGTCAAGCGTGAGAGAGTTTCTGATGGATGGGAACGAGCTGGAAGATATTCCCGCGGGACTTCTTGACCCGCTGGAGCAAATCGAGGAGCTGGACTTTAGTCGCAACCACATTTCCAACGTGAACCCGATGGCTTTTAAAAAACTAAAGCACCTGAGGGTTTTAAAACTCAAAGACAACCGGCTCACGAGCCTCTCCGGTCACATATTCGCCCTCAACAGCCGCCTTTACGATTTGGATCTCCATGGCAACAACTGGACGTGTGACTGCCGCCTGAGCGAGCTAAAACAGTGGATGACGTCGGCGCACTCTCAAGGGAAGCTGCTGACCGTTTTTGTGAAGTGTCATCACCCAGCGACACTGAACGGGAAGTATCTGGATTATGTCAACAGCTCCCAACTACAGACCCAAGGGAATTGGAGCCATTTGTGTGAGACCCAAATTGGgcctgaggagagcagaggtggGGGGGTCctggagaaggaggtggaggagaggatgatgagagagggggaggtgaggaAGGATGTAGAAGAGCAGAGGGGAATTGGAAGTAGAGCAGGAGTGGAGATGAAGGCAATAGAGGAAGAGAACAGGGGTATAGAGGAAGAGGAGAtaaaggagggagaacaggaggtaGGTATCCATCAGGAACAGGGAGGGCCAGAGGAGCGGGACAAATCCCTGTCGTTggacaggaaaaggaggaagaAAATATCCGCCAGCCCCAGGTCGCGACCTTCTGCTGGGAAGCGTGAGAAAGGGAGGCGGGGTTCCGCTCTGGGCCGTGGCATTCCTCAAACACAAgccccttcactcatcaaccccatGGCCCCAAC carries:
- the LOC129830890 gene encoding TLR4 interactor with leucine rich repeats-like; the encoded protein is MDTGNFVAVICFLLFSCNGLLSPSPASGFCPERCDCQHAQHLLCTNRGLRAVPKVPSSRVPEDILVFSLGGNFIGNISAFDFTRYGNLIRLNLQYNQIQTIHPKAFEKLSKLEELYLGNNLISTIPPGTLQSLTKLTTLYGNNNDMKKITPELFGNLESVVRLRLDGNAIELLQDSVFKSLTNLHYLHLESNQLSHIHRNAFSKLIKLRFLNLAQNKQTAVRNVFTFSQLRSLSTLLLSENKIQYVGNHVFQNLKKLSKLSLSNNNISRLESEALKGLSSVREFLMDGNELEDIPAGLLDPLEQIEELDFSRNHISNVNPMAFKKLKHLRVLKLKDNRLTSLSGHIFALNSRLYDLDLHGNNWTCDCRLSELKQWMTSAHSQGKLLTVFVKCHHPATLNGKYLDYVNSSQLQTQGNWSHLCETQIGPEESRGGGVLEKEVEERMMREGEVRKDVEEQRGIGSRAGVEMKAIEEENRGIEEEEIKEGEQEVGIHQEQGGPEERDKSLSLDRKRRKKISASPRSRPSAGKREKGRRGSALGRGIPQTQAPSLINPMAPTTTVLQTLDSQNSHGNRLSGPITELTTSEERFDLLRGGQEYGLPVMTDPCMFNRHFLTNVTVDQVASSTATVHWTTRHHLRFTPGAGPGLDEVHYRLLFDRFGTSGRFPRYVFARGGARSVMLRELRPEVTYMVCVEGVVGGAVCQVAPRDHCAGLVTLPEESRRQGTLTSDLHLVTIATLAVNAILLLVIGGAWLGQSLRRKLKRRKSAVHVRHMYSTRRPFRGSMATTAAVSTDFTSFQSSRPPRLGTLEEGGDLIEFPCDRFLDNSPTRRDNSNMQRFCD